A genomic window from Pseudomonadales bacterium includes:
- a CDS encoding MFS transporter, producing MTFRPIHYYLIGTASWFSGFAIQGVMFAWLVAMVLHETPEMVGIAQMTLLLPGTVLILLGGSYADRFGGRRVAIIGQCVAVCAVGFLTFVVATDALSTRMMLTYALIMGCAQAFVTPARDGLLNQVAEGRVQRTVMLASFVQFGMQMIGFLIASLADRLGAVSILAAQAVILCSGIIAYWWIKDAPRDPGRSTRLMHSLKEGARTVFSSSSMRMVMVQNVAMAVFFMGSYIVTMPILLRDVFAGSARDLAFMNVANSLGLVVTILLLLRIGDIHRQGRALLLAQGVGAAVLAGAGYTGNYLLFIFVLFIWGVCGGVAMTMSRTIMQVQAPENQRSRVMSFYALSFMGAGPVGALVCGYLVELLGPQMALLVASCGMLSVMLIVAFGSALWALEGHVQPAATAEGSIASAGARDG from the coding sequence GTGACCTTCCGTCCCATTCACTACTACCTGATCGGTACCGCCAGCTGGTTTTCCGGGTTTGCTATTCAGGGGGTCATGTTTGCCTGGCTGGTGGCCATGGTCCTGCACGAGACCCCTGAGATGGTGGGTATCGCCCAGATGACGCTGCTGCTGCCAGGCACGGTGCTCATCCTCCTCGGCGGCAGTTACGCAGACCGATTCGGTGGTCGTCGGGTCGCCATCATCGGCCAGTGCGTTGCGGTCTGCGCGGTAGGGTTCCTCACCTTTGTGGTTGCCACGGATGCCCTCTCCACCAGAATGATGCTGACTTATGCGCTCATCATGGGCTGCGCCCAGGCCTTTGTGACACCGGCGCGGGATGGTCTGCTCAATCAGGTTGCGGAAGGCCGGGTGCAGCGCACTGTGATGCTGGCGAGTTTCGTACAGTTCGGGATGCAGATGATCGGTTTCCTGATCGCCTCACTCGCAGACAGACTGGGCGCTGTCAGCATTCTCGCTGCCCAGGCAGTAATTCTCTGTAGTGGCATTATTGCTTACTGGTGGATTAAGGATGCGCCCCGGGATCCGGGTCGTTCGACCCGGCTCATGCATTCCCTCAAAGAAGGGGCCCGCACTGTCTTCTCATCTTCGTCGATGCGCATGGTGATGGTGCAGAATGTGGCCATGGCCGTTTTCTTCATGGGCTCGTACATCGTCACCATGCCTATCCTGTTGCGGGACGTCTTCGCCGGCAGTGCGCGGGATCTCGCTTTCATGAATGTCGCCAACTCCCTCGGGCTGGTGGTCACGATTCTGCTGCTGCTTCGCATCGGCGATATCCATCGTCAGGGCAGAGCGCTGCTGCTGGCCCAGGGTGTCGGTGCCGCGGTGCTCGCCGGGGCGGGATACACCGGCAATTATCTGCTGTTCATTTTCGTGCTGTTCATCTGGGGTGTCTGCGGTGGCGTGGCCATGACCATGTCGCGGACCATCATGCAGGTGCAGGCTCCGGAAAATCAGCGTTCTCGAGTCATGAGTTTCTACGCCCTGTCTTTCATGGGCGCAGGTCCGGTCGGCGCGCTGGTCTGTGGGTATCTGGTGGAGCTGCTCGGTCCACAGATGGCGTTGCTGGTGGCCTCCTGTGGGATGCTGAGCGTGATGCTGATCGTCGCATTCGGTTCTGCGCTGTGGGCGCTGGAAGGCCACGTGCAACCCGCTGCAACAGCAGAAGGATCGATCGCCTCTGCAGGTGCGCGGGATGGCTGA
- a CDS encoding hydantoinase/oxoprolinase family protein — MAELSVDIGGTFTDVVLQAGTDRSSVKVLTSYEDPALAVLEGIGEVLASSGINEDAIDLVLHGTTLATNALIERSGAVTALLTTRGHRDVLEMALENRFEQYDLNIDRPVPLVPRHLRLPVIERLDARGQVLIDLDEASVERLLPVLENAGIESVAIGFLHAYRNPVHEERVAEILERGMPGVSLSLSSAVCPEIREYERLSTTCANAYVKPLMSRYLESLESRLNNRGIRAPVLLMTSGGGLTTLQTAKAFPIRLVESGPAGGAILAGRIARAGGCEKALSFDMGGTTAKLCVIDAGEPLTSRAFEVDRSYRFRKGSGLPVRIPVIEMVEIGAGGGSIAGVDNLGRLRVGPESAASDPGPACYGKGGCLPTVTDADLLLGRIRSKDFSGGRMLLDTEAAARALDQKVAQPLRLALDLAAHALCEVVDENMVAAARAHLGEWGKGSEGRVLIAFGGAAPLHACALAGKLKLDRVIVPKDAGVGSAVGFLLAPVSFEVVRSHYSLLSDFAAETAATLLDEMHQEALAVVAAVAGGVELWVRVSVYMRYVGQGYEIAIQLPDRSRAALEADALRRQFERAYTRLYGRVIEGLDVEVLSWTLSVGRPNPVEDTRDRVSVMQVPEPFATHRLYDGALTAVVEAGCYQRERLGAGDCLQGPALVIESQTTTYVATGYQATVSEQGHLVVETCAGVNTDG, encoded by the coding sequence ATGGCTGAACTGTCTGTCGACATTGGCGGCACTTTTACCGATGTGGTACTGCAGGCCGGGACCGATCGCAGCTCAGTCAAGGTGCTCACCAGTTACGAAGATCCGGCGCTGGCCGTACTGGAAGGCATCGGCGAAGTGCTGGCTTCGAGCGGCATCAACGAAGATGCGATAGATCTGGTCCTGCACGGCACCACTCTGGCGACCAATGCGCTGATCGAGAGAAGCGGTGCGGTTACGGCGCTGCTCACAACCCGGGGACATCGGGATGTGCTGGAGATGGCGCTGGAGAATCGTTTCGAACAATACGATCTCAACATCGATCGGCCAGTACCGCTGGTACCCCGGCATCTGCGCCTGCCGGTGATCGAACGGCTGGACGCCCGGGGTCAGGTCCTGATCGATCTGGACGAAGCTTCGGTGGAGCGCCTTCTGCCGGTTCTCGAAAATGCCGGTATCGAGAGCGTTGCGATCGGATTTCTGCACGCCTACCGCAATCCCGTGCACGAAGAGCGGGTGGCCGAAATCCTGGAGCGCGGAATGCCCGGCGTGTCTCTCAGCCTTTCCTCGGCAGTGTGTCCGGAGATCCGGGAGTATGAACGGCTTTCTACCACCTGTGCGAACGCCTACGTCAAACCACTCATGTCCCGCTATCTGGAGAGTCTGGAGTCCAGACTGAACAACCGTGGTATCCGCGCACCCGTGTTGCTCATGACCTCGGGCGGCGGCCTGACCACACTGCAGACGGCGAAGGCGTTTCCCATACGTCTCGTCGAATCCGGTCCCGCAGGGGGTGCGATTCTCGCCGGCCGGATTGCGCGCGCAGGTGGCTGCGAGAAAGCGCTTTCTTTCGATATGGGCGGTACCACAGCCAAACTCTGTGTCATCGATGCCGGTGAACCGCTCACCAGCCGCGCCTTCGAAGTGGATCGCAGTTACCGTTTCAGAAAAGGCAGTGGTCTGCCGGTTCGTATCCCGGTGATCGAGATGGTGGAGATCGGCGCCGGAGGTGGATCCATTGCCGGTGTCGATAATCTGGGTCGCCTCCGGGTGGGGCCGGAAAGTGCCGCCTCGGATCCTGGCCCGGCCTGTTATGGAAAAGGTGGATGCCTGCCAACCGTGACCGACGCTGATCTGCTCCTCGGGCGGATCCGCTCGAAGGATTTTTCCGGTGGCCGGATGCTGCTCGATACTGAAGCGGCAGCCAGAGCCCTGGATCAGAAAGTTGCGCAGCCACTCAGGCTTGCACTGGATCTCGCAGCACACGCCCTGTGTGAAGTGGTGGACGAAAACATGGTGGCGGCCGCGCGGGCGCATCTGGGTGAGTGGGGCAAGGGCAGCGAGGGTCGGGTGTTGATCGCCTTCGGTGGTGCCGCGCCTCTGCACGCCTGCGCACTCGCCGGTAAGCTGAAGCTCGATCGGGTCATCGTGCCGAAAGATGCGGGGGTCGGTTCGGCTGTTGGATTTCTGCTGGCCCCGGTGAGTTTCGAGGTGGTGAGAAGCCATTACAGCCTGCTGTCTGATTTCGCTGCCGAAACAGCAGCAACGCTGCTCGATGAGATGCACCAGGAAGCACTCGCCGTGGTCGCGGCGGTTGCCGGCGGTGTCGAGTTGTGGGTGCGGGTCAGCGTCTACATGCGTTATGTGGGTCAGGGTTATGAGATTGCCATTCAACTGCCCGATCGCAGCCGCGCGGCACTTGAGGCTGATGCATTGCGCAGGCAGTTTGAGCGGGCCTATACGCGGCTGTATGGGCGCGTGATCGAAGGTCTCGATGTGGAGGTGCTGAGCTGGACGCTGAGTGTCGGCCGGCCCAATCCGGTTGAGGACACACGAGATCGGGTGTCGGTTATGCAGGTACCGGAACCATTTGCCACACACAGACTCTACGATGGTGCACTCACTGCAGTGGTCGAGGCCGGCTGTTATCAGCGGGAGAGGCTGGGTGCGGGCGATTGCCTGCAGGGACCCGCGCTGGTGATCGAGTCCCAGACGACAACCTATGTTGCCACGGGCTATCAGGCGACGGTTTCGGAGCAGGGACACCTGGTGGTCGAAACCTGTGCCGGAGTGAACACTGATGGCTGA
- a CDS encoding hydantoinase B/oxoprolinase family protein produces MADLDVLRRQLAWDRLLAIVEAQAQALMRTAFSTVVREAGDLSAGVFNPRGEMLAQAVTGTPGHVNAMAASVGKFLRRFPLSVLKPGDVLLTNDPWDGTGHLNDFTVVTPVFLRSHCVGLFASTSHIADVGGRGFGPDANDLFEEGLRIPIGYLFRAGARDETLMRLIKANVRDPATAEGDLYSLTACNDHGCRDLLEMMEDLELKDLEAVGEFILDTSRRAMQTEIGRLPRGMYRNRMRIDGYHEPIDLVATLTIGADLIDVDFTGSSPISPLGINVPLPYTQAYASFGVRCIVGGEIPNNAGSLAAVRVTAPEGCILNAQPPSAVSARHAVGQMLPDVVLGCLAQVLPEQIPAEGASCIWNPVLLGSATAAAGNSVSGNFVTNPIFNGGTGARPGKDGLSTTAFPSGVRTTSTEVNEATTPLVIWRKEYRPDSGGAGALRGGLGQIVEIAHREGAPFVISRMFERILHAPLGRSGGQPGAAGAVRVRTADGGADVELAGKGRDQVPAGAVLVLETPGGGGIGEALQRQRASVVEDLQAGLISPAAAREIYGLEPD; encoded by the coding sequence ATGGCTGATCTGGATGTGCTGCGCCGGCAACTTGCCTGGGATCGACTGCTGGCCATCGTCGAAGCCCAGGCCCAGGCGTTGATGCGCACCGCGTTTTCCACCGTGGTCCGGGAAGCTGGTGACCTTTCTGCGGGTGTGTTCAATCCGCGTGGCGAAATGCTGGCCCAGGCGGTGACCGGCACGCCGGGGCATGTGAACGCGATGGCGGCTTCGGTGGGAAAGTTTCTGCGGCGTTTTCCGCTGTCGGTGCTCAAACCCGGTGATGTGCTGCTCACCAACGATCCCTGGGATGGTACCGGGCATCTGAATGACTTCACCGTGGTGACCCCTGTTTTTCTCAGGTCACACTGTGTCGGCCTGTTTGCCAGCACGAGCCATATCGCGGATGTGGGCGGCCGGGGTTTCGGCCCCGATGCCAATGATCTGTTTGAGGAAGGATTGCGCATTCCCATCGGTTATCTCTTCAGAGCGGGTGCGCGGGATGAGACGCTGATGCGACTCATCAAGGCCAATGTGCGGGATCCGGCAACCGCGGAGGGCGACCTCTACTCGCTCACAGCCTGCAACGACCACGGCTGTCGCGATCTGCTGGAGATGATGGAGGATCTCGAACTCAAGGATCTTGAGGCGGTTGGAGAATTCATTCTGGATACTTCCCGGCGCGCGATGCAGACAGAGATCGGCCGCCTGCCGCGGGGTATGTATCGCAACCGGATGCGCATTGACGGCTATCACGAACCAATCGATCTGGTTGCGACGCTGACCATCGGCGCGGATCTGATCGATGTGGACTTCACCGGGAGTTCGCCGATATCGCCACTGGGTATCAATGTCCCACTGCCGTACACCCAGGCCTACGCATCCTTTGGTGTGCGCTGCATTGTCGGGGGTGAGATTCCCAACAATGCCGGCTCGCTTGCGGCGGTCAGGGTCACCGCACCCGAAGGGTGCATTCTCAACGCACAACCACCCAGCGCTGTGTCGGCGCGACACGCGGTGGGGCAGATGCTGCCCGATGTGGTGCTGGGCTGTCTCGCCCAGGTCCTGCCGGAGCAGATTCCGGCGGAAGGGGCGTCCTGTATCTGGAACCCGGTACTGCTGGGCAGTGCCACGGCTGCTGCCGGCAATTCGGTGAGCGGAAACTTCGTGACCAATCCTATTTTCAACGGTGGCACGGGTGCACGGCCGGGTAAGGACGGACTCTCTACCACAGCGTTTCCCTCCGGCGTGCGGACCACCTCCACCGAGGTCAACGAAGCCACCACACCGCTGGTGATCTGGCGCAAGGAGTACCGGCCCGATTCGGGCGGTGCCGGTGCACTCCGTGGCGGCCTCGGTCAGATCGTGGAAATCGCACATCGGGAAGGAGCGCCATTCGTCATCTCCCGGATGTTCGAAAGGATCCTGCATGCGCCACTGGGTCGATCGGGTGGGCAACCCGGTGCGGCGGGCGCGGTGCGTGTTCGCACCGCGGATGGTGGTGCCGATGTCGAACTGGCGGGGAAGGGCAGAGATCAGGTGCCCGCCGGTGCGGTTCTGGTGCTGGAAACTCCCGGCGGTGGCGGTATCGGGGAGGCGCTGCAGCGGCAGCGGGCGAGCGTCGTCGAAGATCTGCAGGCTGGCCTGATTTCTCCGGCCGCCGCCCGGGAAATCTACGGGCTGGAGCCAGACTGA
- a CDS encoding TetR/AcrR family transcriptional regulator has product MSPQRGRPRQYDTETALQAAGNLFWARGFSGTSLDDLSAAMGMNRPSIYRAFGDKEALYRSALQQYTGQLEAGFSQTISFEKDFRSGLKKFFRVALDVYSAGENELGCMMICTAPAAAKVHPEVKADLLNLIEQLDARLLNRVELAVQQGQLAEPIDPGSLSRLIQAVLHSLAIRVRAGESKAALRRFADASVLTLLGKD; this is encoded by the coding sequence ATGAGTCCGCAGCGAGGTCGCCCCAGGCAATACGACACCGAGACCGCACTGCAGGCCGCCGGCAATCTGTTCTGGGCCCGCGGCTTCAGCGGCACATCGCTGGATGATCTGTCCGCGGCCATGGGCATGAACAGACCGAGCATTTACCGGGCGTTCGGAGACAAGGAAGCCCTCTACCGCTCCGCACTGCAGCAGTACACCGGGCAGCTGGAAGCAGGGTTCAGCCAGACGATTTCGTTCGAGAAAGATTTCCGCAGTGGACTCAAAAAGTTTTTTCGGGTCGCGCTGGACGTCTACTCCGCCGGTGAAAATGAACTGGGCTGCATGATGATCTGCACAGCGCCCGCCGCCGCCAAGGTCCATCCGGAGGTGAAGGCTGACTTGCTGAACCTTATCGAGCAGCTGGATGCACGCCTGCTCAATCGGGTGGAGCTGGCAGTCCAGCAGGGGCAGCTCGCCGAACCCATCGATCCCGGATCGCTGAGCAGACTCATTCAAGCCGTGCTGCACAGTCTGGCGATCAGAGTGCGCGCCGGCGAGTCTAAGGCTGCACTGCGACGGTTTGCGGATGCCTCTGTGCTGACACTGCTGGGGAAGGACTGA